Within the Salmo salar chromosome ssa12, Ssal_v3.1, whole genome shotgun sequence genome, the region tggatagaatataatggatcagtaataataatgaacatgataaatatatggatagaatataatggatcagtaataataatgaacatgataaatatatggataaaatataatggatcagtaataataatgaacatgatACGTATATGGATAGATCTAACCTTCCTTTTTTAGCCTTACCTGAAATGTTCTTCTTAGAGATCTTCAATACAGTTTAGTGTAAAAGGTCAGTATTGACCTCTGAGAAGACTGAATCATAGGTGGTGTTGATGTGGTCATATCTGAACATGAGTCAGGTACAGGTTTAGCAGCAGTTCTGTACCTTTCCAGAGTCACGGGTCTTGGCTCTGAGCTTGTTGACCTGAGTCTCAGCGATGTCAGCAcgctcctcagcctcctccagcTCATGCTGAACCTTCCTGAACTTAGACATGTGCTGGTTTGCTGCTTCCTCCTGggtgagataaagagagggagagcagaacaTTAGCATTTCAAGTTTGGTGCTTCAGGTAGCAAATTAATATTCTGTTTTTTAaggtattttaaaaaaaaatacaaaaaaggcAGCTTTAGGATAGCAATGTATACAGGGAGATATATGATACAGCAGAGGAAGTGAGTTAGCGGAAACGGGTGATCAAACCGCTGCCTCCAGCACTACCACTAGACCAGCCCCTGGCGCAGCAAATTCATATTCAACCCCATCTCCTTTAAGTTGGTAACACATTGGAGGCACTCAGAAATGTGTATAATTTCATCAGCATTTACTTGCACTATCAATTATCCCTGTTGACTGATGTGCTGTAGCAACAATTACTTCAAACTAAATTGAATGGACATTAAGTTTTGTCAGTGACTCACAGCTTCCTCAGAATGCCTCTTGTAGGCCTTCACTTTCATCTGCAGCTTATCTACCAGGTCCTGAAGTCTGCCAACGTTCTTCTTATCCTCCTCAGTCTGTGGGAGAAGAGCAAATAATCAATGTCAGTATAGTTTTATACACAAACCTATCTGTGTTAGTGTCAAGTGTGTGAAGAAGGCACTTTCTCTTACCTGGTAAGTGAGCTCCTTGACTCTGCGCTCATACTTGCGGACTCCCTTGACCGCGTCTACACTTCTTCTCTGCTCAGCTTCCACCTCAGTCTCGAGCTCACGCACCTTTGTGGAAGAAATACATTAGCCATTTGTTTGAGGTGGTGAAAGCAGAGGTAGTCTCTTACCCAGTCAAGGAGGCACAATTGTTGTCTTTCACTATGTACTTTCACAAGTGGTTCCCAAAGTGGGATTAACATTTAAATTTGTTCATGAATATTGCTAGCAACAACAGATGAAACTACCAAGGATCTGTGGAACAAGATTAGAAGgtccaatacaatacaatgtaatattattaatCCACTATTTATGTTCTTAACCCTTAGATGTACAACATGGGTgtgggaggctcacagggatattggtatGCACAGTGTTACaacaattataatttttttcaacACAATTCTTCTTGTAGTTATAATATATCGGActcttttttttatttgaccGATTTTGTCATGCATTTAGCAGTGCATGTTGCAGTACCAGTATGGCCAATAGAGGCCGCCACTCGCCTGTTTTAATGTTATGAGTTTGCTTCTGTTATGGGGGATCGCGAAGTTTGCCAAGCCTAAAAGAAACAACTAGATAAATACAATTTTATATCTTGACTTTATTTGAAGGTCTTGGCTCCAATTCTCAACTCCATAACATAAGTGTAACATATTCCCAATGTTTTTGTTTTGAACATAATTGCACTGTAATTTCTGTTTTAAAACTGGAAAAGATTCCCTCTGATGGCAAGAGAGGGGACTTTCAAATGTTCTTTCCCAGGGGCCAAGACTTGATTAGTGTGACCATGCACTGCTGAAGTCATAGTAAAACTGTGTGGATGCTATTTATATCGCACTCTAATGTAAGATTTGTGTTCTGATATTATGAAGGGGTCCCTGATGCAAAGACATTTGGGAACTCCTGATTTAGGTGGGTTAATGAGAGAAAAAGTCATTACATAATGCTCCTGTGTATTTTACATGATCAAATACTTTCCCAGAAAACTGTCTTTTAATCGAACCCCAAATCCACCCTGCTGATAACTCACCCTGGACTCCAGTTTCTGGAGTTGTTTCTTGCCTCCCTTCATGGCCAGATTCTCAGCCTCATCCAGGCGGTGCTGCAGGTCCTTGACTGTGATCTCCAGGTTCTTCTTCATCCTCTCCAGGTGAGAGCTGGTGTCCTGCTCCTTCTTCAGCTCCTCAGCCATCATGGCCGCCTGGAAAAgtattacaaaaaaaataaatcacctttatttaaccaggtaggccagttgagaacaaattctcatttacaaccgcgacctggccaagataaagcaaagcaatgtgacacaaacaacacagagttacacatgggaaaaacaaacgtacagtcaataacacaatagaaaagtctatacaccatgtgtgcaaatgtagtaagattaggaaggtcaggcaataaataggccatagttgcgaaatatttacaatttagcaattaaacactggagtgacagatgtgcagaagatgaatgtgcaagtagagatactggggtgcaaaggagcaaaaaatgaataacaatatgggaatgaggtagttgggtgggctatttacagatgggctatgtacaggtgcaatgattggTAAGCTGatatgacagctgatgcttaaagttagtgagggagatataagactacagcttcagtgatttgtacaattcgttccagtcattggcagcagagaactggaaggaaaggtggccaaaggaggaataggctttggggatgaccagtgaaataaccctgctggagcgcgtgctacgggtgggtgctgcaatggtgaccagtgagctgagataaggcggggctttacctagcaaagacttatagatgacctggagccagtgggtttggtgacgaatatgaagcgagggccagccaacgagagcatacaggtcacagtggtgggtagtatatggggctttagtgacaaatcggatggcactgtgatagactacatccaatttgctgagtagagtgttggaggctattttgtaaatgacatagccgaagtcaaggatcggtaggatagtcagttttacaagggtacgtttggaagcatgagtgaaggatgctttgttgcgaaataggaagccgattcttgatttaattttggattggagatccttaatgtgagtctggaaggagagtttacattctaaccagacacctaggtatttgtagttgtccacatattctaagtcagaaccgtccagagtagtgatgctggaagggcgggcaggtgcgggcactgatcggttgaagagcatgcatttagttttacttgcatttaagagcagttggaggccacggaaggagtgttgtatggcattaaagttcgtctggaggtttgttaacacagtgtccaaagaagggccagaagtatacagaatggtgtcgtctgcgtagaggtggatgagagaatcaccagcagaaagagtgacatcattgatgtatacagagaaaagagtcggcccgagaattgtggcacccccatagagactgccagaggtccggacaacaggcccaccgatttgacacactgaactctatctgagaagtagttggtgaaccaggcgaggcagtcatttgagaaaccaaggctgatgagtctgccgataagaatatggtgattgacagagtcgaatgccttgaccaggtcgatgaatacggctgcacagtactgtcttttatcaatggcggttatatcgtttaggaccttgatcgtggctgaggtgcactcatgaccagctcgggaaaaccagattgcatagtggagaaggtgcggtgggattcgaaatggtcggtgagtttgttaacttggctttcgaagactttagaaagtcagggtaggatagatataggtctgtaacagtttgggtctagagtgtctccccctttgaagagggggatgaccgcggcagcgttccaatctttagggatctcagacgatacgaaagagaggttgaacaggccagtaataggggttgcaacaattgcggtggataatttagaatagagggtccagattgtctagcccggctgatttgtacgggttcagattttgcagctctttcagaacatcagatatctggatttgggtgaaggagaaatgggggaggcttgggcgagctGCTGTGGGGGGTACATGGCAGTTGACGGGGTAGGGGTACCCAAGtgtaaagcatggccagccgtagaaaaatgcttattgaaattctcgattatcgtatatttatcggtggtgacagtgtttcctagcctcagtgcagtgggcagcttggAGATGCTCTtactctccatggactttacagtgtcccagaactttttggagtttgtgctacagaatgcaaatttctgtttgaaaaagctagcctttgctttcctaactgcctgtgtatattggttcctatctGGTCGTTTCACCGCAGAGCATAAATTGGTGTTTAATTTATGCACCAATTGGCACCAATCATGACATCCCTCTGAGATCTTTGTTGTTCTTAACCACCACAGCTACCCTTGGACCTTAGGAACAAATCAAGTTGATGTAATTCGAGGACTCACATCAGTGATAGCCTTCTTGGCCTTCTCTTCTGCATTCCTGGCTTCCTGGACAATGTCGTCCACCTCTCCCTGCACCTGCACCAGGTCAGTCTCAAGTTTCTTCTTGGTGTTCAGAAGGCTGGTGTTCTGAAGGAGGAAGATGATTTGTTTGACTCTCAAGAGAACTTACAATGCTGAAATAATGAAACTCTCAAAGCATGCATTGTCGAATTCAAGGTGTGTTTAAACTGTATGCTTGGTTGAGTTTCATTAGAAATGGCTTTGACCCATACCTGGGAGTGCAGCAGTCCAACACGCTCGCTGGCGTCTACCAGCTCAGTCTCAGCTACTTTgcggcctctctctgtctgctccagaGCAACTCTCAGCTCCTCGATTTCAGCCACCATCAGACCGTTTCTGCGCTCCACCATGGCTGCCTGCTCCTTCATGTCTTCTGCGACACGGACAGCATCATCAAGGTGCAATTGGGCATCCTGGGGTTCACAATGACATACGTTCATTAGGACTTGTGGAAGTAGGGGTGATAGGATGGGTGATAGAAATGTTCATTGGGAAGAATTTACCAAACATCCCTACCgttctacagtatatagtttaaTCTATTTAATTCCTCTGTTCTATTATTTTCTACAGATTTACAAACAAATCCCTCTCCATGTTCATATTTTTGAGCCGGATGTCCCAGTCCCTTTACCTTGAGCTGTCCCTGGACGTTCCTCAGCTGTTTCTGGGCCTCAGCGGCCTGCCTGTTGGAGTGGCTCAACTGGATCTCCATCTCGTTCaggtctccctccatcttcttcttcaccCTCAGGGCATCATTCCTGCTCCTGACCTCAGAGTCCAGGGTGCTCTGCATGGAGTCAACCACCCTCTGGCTGTTCCTCTTGATCTGCTccatctcctcatccttctcAGCGATCTTCCTGTCCACCTCACCCTTGATCTGGTTCAGCTCCAGCTGCACACGCAGAATCTTGGATTCCTCGTGCTCCAGTGTTCCCTGGACAAACAGAAGCAGTCAGGAAAATCGTGTTCAATACATTTGGATGTaggaattatatatatatatgactacAATAAACTCCAATACAGGGATTTGAGGACTGGATCTGGAGTTGGCTAGTGTAACACTGCTTTTCCCATCAGACAGCTGTAGTTTGTACCTCAGCCTCCTCCAGAGCGGTCTGGATCTCAGACTTCTCTGTCTCCACGGTCTTCTTGGCCTTCTCCAGCTCATGGATGCTCTTGCCAGTCTCTCCGATCTGCTCAGTCAGGTCAGAGATCTCctctgcacacatacacacacacacacacgcacacacacacacacacaagaagtaTAGTCTTGGGGGGGTTTCAGTGGAGATGTCCATGCGCTGAATTTGACATTAAATCATATCAACAGTTAATTAATTAACAGCACTTCATAGGATCTTGCAAATCTAATCGCCGACCACTTATTTGGAATATTCAAAGGAATACCAACTACAAGTAAAATATATACAAATTATAGTGTACGTGACATTTCTGAAATGTTGTAATATTAATGTTGATGATTGCAGTTCCCTCCATTTTCAAAACACTAGTCAAACATGAGCCAAACAGAACTGCTGTCAAATGCTCACGTTGCaggttcttgttctctctcttcagaGTCTCCAGATGATCCAGAGCCTCCTCATAGGAGTTCTTCATCTTGAAGAGTTCAGTGCTCATAGAGCGAGCCTCCTTCTGAGCTCCTTCCAGCTCAGCCTGGCCCTCCTCATACTTCTGCTTCCACTCTGCCAGAACCTAGGAGAATCCATGGGATTTTCATTAGAAGTCGTAGATGAAGAGTTTTTAAATTAGAAATATGCAACAATTATACAATTGACAAAAATGTTATGTTTATTCATTTTCACCTTGTCAAAGTTCCTCTGCTTCTTGTCGAGGTTGGCGGCCAGTGCGTTGGCTCTCTCAACATCAATCATgaggtcctccacctctccctgcagCCTCTGCTTGGTCTTCTCCAGGGAGGCGCACTTGGAGTTGGTCGCCTCAATGGTCTCCTCAGCATCCTGCAGACGCTGGGCCAGCTTCTTCCTGTTGGACGACAGAGGGAGGTTTTATGATGTGAAAGATATGTTACAATACATATTGATGTAACATTTTCTCATAGCCTTATACCACCCTCACCATCCACACCATATCTGAGTTTTTTCTGTTGCGTGCGACTCACTtggcctcctccagctcctctgtgCGCTGGATAGCATCAGTTTCATACTTAGTCCTCCACTGAGCCACCTCACTGTTGGCCTTGGACATGCCGCGTTGCAGCTCTGCCttggcctcctgctcctcctcaaacTGCTCCCTCAGGAGGTCACAGTCATGGCGGGCAGACTGGACACCGTGGGCCAGTGCGTttttagcctgtgagaaagatagagaaagacaAAGAATGATTAGAGAGATAGTCACACAAATTACGGTAAAAGTCTCTGAgggtggagagacagtaggagtctCTGAGGGTGGAGAGACAGTAGAAGTCTCTGAGGGTGGAGAGACAGTAGAAGTCTCTGAGGGTGGAGAGACAGTAGAAGACTCTGAGTGTGGAGAGGCAGTAGAAGTCTCTGAGGGTGGAGAGACAGTAGAAGTCTCTGAGGGTGGAGAGACAGTAGAAGTCTCTGAGGGTGGAGAGGCAGTAGAATTCTCTCAGGGTGGTGAGACAGTAGAAGTCTCTGAGGGTGGAGAGACAGTAGAATTCTCTGAGGGTTGAGAGACAGTAGAAGTCTCTGAGGGTGGTGAGACAGTAGAAGTCTCTGAGGATGGAGAGACAGTAGAAGTCTCTGAGGatggagagacagcaggagtctctgagggtttagagacaGTAGAATTCTCTGAGGGTGGAGAGACAGTGGAAGTCTCTGAGGGTGGAGAGACAGTAGTAGTCTATGAGGGTTTAGAGACAGTAGAATTCTCTGAGGGTGGATAGACAGTAGGAGTCTCAGAGGGTGGCGTAGTCACCGTGTTTATAAAGATATAGCTCTAAACTCTGTGGACGGGGAGTCCATTTTGGGTCCTTTACCTTGACCTCCTCCTCAATCGCCCTCTTCAGCTCTTCCACCTGCTGGGTGAAGGCCTGTTTGCCTCTGGTCAGCTGAGACACCAGGGCTTCCTTCTCCTCCAGCTGGCGACCAAACTCACCTGCAGGGACAGAGGGACATCTTGTTAATAGGGTCTCTGTTCTCTAAGATTGAAAATGGATTCTGAGGTATCGTAGGGCAATGTTAGGTGGTGAATAGTACAgtagaaattatgtggatatagtcCCGAAAACGTTATTGCGTTTTACTGAAGGAAAGCATTGGCTTGTTATTCATTGTTGATTCTACCATTTTCTGTCAGGAGTCTGGCCCTCTGTCCGCTGATGTCGTTGACCTGGCGAACATTCTCATCATTCTTAGTCTTGAGCTCACTCAGCTGGTCCTCAAGAGTACGGCACATCTTCTCCAGATTGCCCTGTTAGTGAAACAtgttccatcattactttatatATGTGACTCCTGTCAACTTCAGTTCACTTGAATGGTAATATAGTTGACCCTCCTCAACACTGCTTTACCAAAACATCACTACTCACCTTAGCCTTGGCGACGGCCTCCATGTTGCTAGAGAGGTCATCAATCTCCATCTTGTACTCGCTCTTCTCCTTCTCTAGCTTCTGCTTGACGCGCTGCAGGTTGTCGATCTGCTCCCCGAGCTCAGCCACACTGTCTGCCTGCTTCTTGCGCAGAGCGGCGGCTGTGGCCTCATGCTGCAGGGTGGACTCTTCAAGATCACGACGCAGCTTCTGGAACTCAGCTTCACGCTTCTTGTTCATCTCAATCTGAGCAGCAGTGGCGCCTCCGGCCTCCTCCAGCCTCTCGCTGATCTCCTCAAGTTCCCTGGAGAGATCAGCCCTCTGCTTCTCAACCTTAGCCCTGGCAGCACGCTCAGCCTCAAtttcctcctccagctcctcaatACGGGCCTAGAACAGGGGTAGGAGCAGGGGGATGAATTCTAAAATACAATTGAAACAATTGAACCTCACAAAATTATAATAGTTTGTATATTTGGCATAAATGTGTTTAATAAAAAGTCAGTTACACTAATATATTCAGTAGACAGGGTCCCATGCAGGAACCAAATCAACAATGCTCAGAACCACCATCTTCCAACCTACTCAGCCATCAGACACCACCAGGAAACGTGTGCTACCAGAATAATGTTTTCAGGAAATGATTCAAGTCTGTGCTTTTCTGTACTGGAGCTTatatcctctactgtacctggAGTTCCTTGATCTTCTTCTGCAGCTGAGCTCCCAGAGACTGCTCATCCTCAACCTTGCTGAGGAGCTGAGTGGTCTCAAACTCCTTCCTAAGAAACAGAAACACATCGATTGCTTAGTTAGTTTTTGTTTGATATTGTAAAGGGAGAGAATCATACCATTCACTTTGCTTTTAAGAATACCATTCAAGTGCTAATTCATAATTACAATAATTAGTCAAGAACAACCATTATAGCAGCTAATGCTGTAGTCATTTGTTTGTGTTTACTTCTTGATTTTCTCATCAGCTTGCTGCTTGTCATTCTCCAGGTCCATTATGGACTCCTGGGCCAgtttcagatctccctccagcttTCTCTTGGATCTCTCAAGGTCCATACGGAGCTTCTTCTCTTGCTCCAGAGAACCCTCAAGCTATAAGATAAAAACACATATATTTTTAAAATCTAAACAACTGAAGATAATATCATCTTACATACTATCATGGCCAAAATGTCAAACTTCACTCACGTCGTCCACTTGCTGTTCCAGCTTGGTCTTGGCCTTGGTCAGAGTGTTGACTTtgtcctcctctgcctgcaggtcaTCCAGTGTCTGCTGGTGGGCCTCTTGGAGGGCTTTCTTCTCCTTGGTCAGCTTGGCAACACTCTCATCCATAGATGCCATCTCCTCAGTCAGGTTTTTAACCTGTAAATGGCCACAACATAATTACACTTCACCATAAAGGGGAGATTTAGTTTGTTATATATTGCATTCATTTCATTTCGATAAAAAATGTCATCAACAGTTACTGTACTAAAGATTCAACACTAGATGTCAGTGTTCACCATGCCAGTGTACTGAATGGAAGTCATAAATGAGGGGGAGCAGAACATGCAATGAATGTTGGGAGTACCCTACAACTGAAATTATACTATTGTAAAAACGTGAATTCCATTTCTGTTAAGCTATGTTTTGAGTTGATTAGTGTTTGGATTATTGTTGGTTAGACTGTCTATGGTAAGACACAAGACCTTGTTTTCAGTGGCGTGCTTCTCCTTCTCCACTTTGGCCAGGGTGAGCTCCAGGTCATCAATGTCCTTCTTCAGCTCAGAGCACTCATCCTCCAGCTTCCTCTTCTTGGCAGTCAACTCAGCATtgatctcctcctcatcctccagccTCTCGGTCGTCTCTTTGAGTTTGGCCTCCTGCTGGATCTTGCTCTTGATGAGCCCCTCACACCTTTCCTCA harbors:
- the LOC106591213 gene encoding myosin heavy chain, fast skeletal muscle; the encoded protein is MSTDAEMQVYGKAAIYLRKSEKERMEAQAMPFDSKNSCYVTDKVELYLKGLVTARADGKCTVTVTKPDGSKEEGKEFKDADIYEMNPPKYDKIEDMAMMTYLNEASVLYNLKERYAAWMIYTYSGLFCATVNPYKWLPVYDEEVVNAYRGKKRVEAPPHIFSVSDNAFQFMMIDKENQSVLITGESGAGKTVNTKRVIQYFATIAVSGGKKEADPNKMQGSLEDQIIAANPLLESYGNAKTVRNDNSSRFGKFIRIHFQAGKLAKADIETYLLEKSRVSFQLPDERGYHIFFQMMTGHKPELVELALLTTNPYDFPMCSQGQIAVASINDNEELDATDEAITILGFTNEEKLGIYKLTGAVVHHGNLKFKQKQREEQAEPDGTEVADKIAYLLGLNSAEMLKALCYPRVKVGNEYVTKGQTVAQVNNSVSALAKSIYERMFLWMVIRINEMLDTKNPRQFYIGVLDIAGFEIFDYNSMEQLCINFTNEKLQQFFNHTMFVLEQEEYKKEGIVWAFIDFGMDLAACIELIEKPLGIFSILEEECMFPKSSDTTFKDKLYAQHLGKTKAFEKPKPAKGKAEAHFSLVHYAGTVDYNITGWLEKNKDPLNDSVCQLYGKSGVKILAALYPPPPPEDKAKKGGKKKGGSMQTVSSQFRENLHKLMTNLRSTHPHFVRCLIPNESKTPGLMENFLVIHQLRCNGVLEGIRICRKGFPSRIIYADFKQRYKVLNASVIPEGQFMDNKKASEKLLGSIDVNHEDYKFGHTKVFFKAGLLGVLEEMRDEKLATLVGMVQALSRGFLMRREFSKMMERRESIYAIQYNIRSFMNVKTWPWMKLYFKIKPLLQSAETEKELANMKENYEKMKTDLAKALSTKKQMEEKLVSLTQEKNDLALQVASEGESLNDAEERCEGLIKSKIQQEAKLKETTERLEDEEEINAELTAKKRKLEDECSELKKDIDDLELTLAKVEKEKHATENKVKNLTEEMASMDESVAKLTKEKKALQEAHQQTLDDLQAEEDKVNTLTKAKTKLEQQVDDLEGSLEQEKKLRMDLERSKRKLEGDLKLAQESIMDLENDKQQADEKIKKKEFETTQLLSKVEDEQSLGAQLQKKIKELQARIEELEEEIEAERAARAKVEKQRADLSRELEEISERLEEAGGATAAQIEMNKKREAEFQKLRRDLEESTLQHEATAAALRKKQADSVAELGEQIDNLQRVKQKLEKEKSEYKMEIDDLSSNMEAVAKAKGNLEKMCRTLEDQLSELKTKNDENVRQVNDISGQRARLLTENGEFGRQLEEKEALVSQLTRGKQAFTQQVEELKRAIEEEVKAKNALAHGVQSARHDCDLLREQFEEEQEAKAELQRGMSKANSEVAQWRTKYETDAIQRTEELEEAKKKLAQRLQDAEETIEATNSKCASLEKTKQRLQGEVEDLMIDVERANALAANLDKKQRNFDKVLAEWKQKYEEGQAELEGAQKEARSMSTELFKMKNSYEEALDHLETLKRENKNLQQEISDLTEQIGETGKSIHELEKAKKTVETEKSEIQTALEEAEGTLEHEESKILRVQLELNQIKGEVDRKIAEKDEEMEQIKRNSQRVVDSMQSTLDSEVRSRNDALRVKKKMEGDLNEMEIQLSHSNRQAAEAQKQLRNVQGQLKDAQLHLDDAVRVAEDMKEQAAMVERRNGLMVAEIEELRVALEQTERGRKVAETELVDASERVGLLHSQNTSLLNTKKKLETDLVQVQGEVDDIVQEARNAEEKAKKAITDAAMMAEELKKEQDTSSHLERMKKNLEITVKDLQHRLDEAENLAMKGGKKQLQKLESRVRELETEVEAEQRRSVDAVKGVRKYERRVKELTYQTEEDKKNVGRLQDLVDKLQMKVKAYKRHSEEAEEAANQHMSKFRKVQHELEEAEERADIAETQVNKLRAKTRDSGKGKEAAE